In one Rhodothermales bacterium genomic region, the following are encoded:
- a CDS encoding Tex family protein gives MLTIAESLARELSLELAQVENALALFADGGTVPFVARYRKERTGGMDEVVLRTLQDRHTYLTELGERKQAILKSIEEQGKLTDELKQQIIACGQKAELEDLYLPFKPRRRTRATQAREKGLEPLAEWIKSQNTRAPLSRPLEEAAQAYLDAEKGVATAQDALQGAADILAEEISEKAEHRAYIRDFLFKTGEFSSSIKSEFPEGTTQFENYRAFKAPVKSIAAHNMLALRRGETEGILFLELAFDEPYIQTYLGEKEIVTPDESLRAFYTTLTADAFSRLMKNPIVGEIRLQKKQEADEESITTFAANLRELLLASPAGMRPTIGLDPGFRSGCKVAVLDQLGTYVAYQTIFPHTGAGKREEAKKTLRHLIETHAIELVAIGNGTAGRETDQFVTEVIADLPTPPIKVMVNESGASVYSASEVAIEEFKELDLTVRGAISIGRRLQDPLAELVKIDPKSIGVGQYQHDVDQTRLRQKLEETVESCVNFVGVNLNTASKELLRFASGITPALAKSIVEYRNTNGRFTKREQLMAVPRFGPKAFEQAAGFLRIPGGENPLDDTSVHPERYDVVSRMAADLAIPIETITRVPERLKELKLDQYKSEDIGIPTLQDILDELKKPGRDPRTAFTYATFRPDVMEVKDLQVGMILEGSITNVTNFGAFVDIGVHRDGLVHVSQMANRYVSDPTEVVKVGQVVKVRVTEINEKLNRIGLSMKLEEKPAPKQGGGKPKGPAKGQNKGSDKGQNKGSDKGGDKGGDKGNDRGRDRGNDRGNDRGNDRGNDRGNDRGNDR, from the coding sequence ATGCTTACCATCGCCGAGTCGCTCGCCCGGGAATTGTCTCTCGAACTGGCGCAAGTCGAAAACGCCCTTGCTCTCTTCGCCGACGGCGGCACGGTGCCATTTGTGGCGCGGTACCGCAAAGAACGCACGGGCGGGATGGACGAGGTCGTCCTCCGCACCTTGCAGGACCGCCACACCTACCTCACCGAGCTTGGCGAACGGAAACAGGCCATCCTCAAGTCGATCGAGGAGCAGGGCAAGCTAACCGACGAGCTCAAGCAGCAAATCATAGCCTGCGGGCAGAAAGCGGAGTTGGAGGATCTCTATCTCCCCTTTAAACCCAGACGCCGCACGCGGGCGACGCAGGCCCGGGAAAAGGGCCTGGAGCCGCTGGCCGAGTGGATCAAGTCCCAGAACACGCGCGCGCCGCTCAGCAGGCCGCTCGAAGAAGCCGCCCAGGCGTATCTGGATGCCGAAAAGGGGGTGGCGACCGCACAGGACGCCCTGCAGGGCGCGGCCGACATCCTCGCCGAGGAGATCTCGGAAAAGGCCGAACACCGCGCGTACATTCGCGACTTCTTATTCAAGACCGGGGAATTCAGCTCCTCCATCAAGAGCGAGTTTCCGGAAGGCACCACCCAGTTCGAGAACTACCGCGCGTTCAAGGCGCCTGTCAAGTCTATCGCGGCCCATAACATGCTGGCGCTGCGCCGTGGCGAAACCGAGGGCATCCTGTTTCTCGAACTAGCGTTCGACGAGCCGTATATCCAGACCTACCTCGGCGAGAAGGAGATCGTCACCCCCGACGAGTCGCTCCGCGCGTTTTACACCACCCTCACCGCCGACGCCTTCAGCCGGCTCATGAAAAACCCCATCGTCGGGGAGATTCGGCTGCAGAAAAAGCAGGAGGCCGACGAAGAGTCGATCACGACCTTCGCCGCCAACCTCCGGGAGTTGCTGCTCGCCAGCCCCGCCGGCATGCGCCCCACGATCGGCCTCGACCCGGGCTTCCGTTCGGGCTGTAAGGTAGCGGTGCTGGACCAGCTCGGCACCTATGTCGCCTACCAGACGATCTTCCCACACACGGGCGCCGGCAAACGCGAAGAGGCCAAAAAGACCCTCCGCCATCTCATCGAAACCCACGCCATCGAACTCGTCGCCATCGGTAACGGGACGGCCGGGCGGGAGACGGACCAGTTTGTCACCGAGGTCATCGCCGACCTCCCGACGCCGCCCATCAAGGTGATGGTGAACGAGTCGGGCGCGTCGGTGTACTCGGCGAGCGAGGTGGCCATCGAGGAGTTTAAGGAGTTGGACCTCACCGTCCGTGGCGCGATCAGCATCGGCCGGCGGCTCCAGGACCCGCTGGCGGAGCTGGTCAAGATCGACCCAAAATCCATCGGCGTCGGCCAGTACCAGCACGACGTGGACCAGACGCGCCTCCGCCAGAAGCTGGAGGAAACCGTCGAAAGCTGCGTCAACTTCGTGGGTGTCAACCTGAACACGGCGTCGAAGGAGCTGCTGCGGTTTGCCTCGGGCATCACGCCGGCGCTGGCGAAAAGTATCGTCGAGTACCGCAACACCAACGGCCGGTTCACGAAGCGCGAACAGCTGATGGCGGTCCCCCGCTTCGGCCCCAAAGCGTTCGAGCAGGCCGCCGGCTTCCTCCGCATCCCCGGCGGCGAAAACCCGCTGGACGACACCTCTGTCCATCCCGAACGGTACGACGTCGTCTCCCGCATGGCGGCCGACCTCGCCATCCCGATCGAGACGATCACCCGGGTACCCGAGCGCCTGAAGGAGCTGAAACTCGACCAGTACAAAAGCGAAGACATCGGAATCCCGACGCTCCAGGACATCCTCGATGAACTCAAAAAACCAGGCCGCGACCCGCGCACGGCGTTCACCTACGCCACCTTCCGGCCGGACGTGATGGAGGTGAAAGACCTCCAGGTGGGGATGATCCTCGAAGGCTCCATCACCAACGTCACCAACTTCGGGGCGTTTGTGGATATCGGGGTGCACCGGGACGGACTCGTGCATGTCTCGCAGATGGCGAATCGCTACGTAAGCGACCCGACGGAAGTCGTGAAGGTCGGCCAGGTGGTGAAGGTCCGTGTCACCGAGATCAACGAGAAGCTGAACCGGATCGGGCTGTCGATGAAGCTGGAGGA
- a CDS encoding DUF5060 domain-containing protein encodes MYSPYSFLSPRPVAGLLSVVALVLIAAAPPAATVITGELKKWHTVTLTFDGPATSETATPNPFRDYRLNVTFTKGSKTFVVPGYYATDGNAGETSATSGAKWRVHFVPDETGTWNYSVSFVTGTDIAVSTGAGKPTSFNGASGSFTIAATDKSGDDFRARGRLLYGGKHYMKFDNGEWFIENGSGSPENFLADPDFDGTFNFAGDHLKTYSAHIQDWNTGDPTWKGGKGKGIVGAMNYLAEEGINSQFFISMNVEGDGKDVWPWTTYEERYRFDASRLDQWEILFSHMNKKGILLHVVLQELGNEFLLDGGELGLQRKLYYREMIARFGHHHLKWNLGEEHKIEGIGNTDAQRIAYTEFINGLDPYKHIITMHSQAGTDKYLLIYGPLLGNPGYSGISFQIHEGEWEVAGDKTYDRITEWREYSTGAGRPWIITLDECCGWNGGVQPEAANMEAVRKSEMWGSLMAGGAGFDWYLGFDVEKRDLELEDFRRYDFLWEQSTIAHTFFTSYLPFQDMEPQAGLVPDDTNRVYADLGRIYAVYLPTGGSTTLNLGSTVKTYPVQWYNPRMGGALKNGTVTSVSGPGTKSIGSPPSETTKDWVALVGDPLDNGGGEDPPPPPPTGDGTFLESGGLLVMEAEHFATNIPRGGQEWLLKTDKAGFSGEGAMAALPDLGKNLSTFVNTSPEMTFDVSFATTGTYYLWLRMWANNSDDNRAHAGIDNQSSGAASFIVANTYNAWTWTRTRLSTNLATLAVNSAGAHTISVWMQKDETYVDKIVMTTDAGFTPIGTGPAESPREGGEDPPPPPPPGDTPAVTNLTLINADSDLPIAGYDPIPTGATLNLATLPTRKLNMRANVNNLTKSVIFGYDANSTFRKEATAPFAFAGDASGNYTSWTPTTGAHTVRATPYSTTSYSGTVGATYSLAFTVIDQAGASKAALSLLDTVPLVFAIESAYPNPFTDQFEATFTVDRDQAVRIEVFDLLGRQVKVLHEGFLEAGVRHVFGMEGAGLAPGLFILRALGDSVSAQRVLVHAR; translated from the coding sequence ATGTATTCTCCCTATTCATTCTTATCGCCGCGACCTGTCGCCGGGCTGTTATCTGTAGTTGCGCTGGTCCTGATCGCTGCCGCACCGCCGGCCGCCACTGTCATCACCGGCGAACTCAAAAAGTGGCACACGGTCACGCTCACCTTCGACGGGCCGGCAACCTCGGAAACCGCCACGCCCAACCCCTTCCGAGACTACCGGCTGAACGTCACCTTCACGAAGGGATCCAAGACCTTTGTCGTGCCCGGTTATTACGCGACCGACGGCAATGCCGGCGAAACCAGCGCGACCTCCGGCGCGAAGTGGCGGGTTCACTTCGTACCCGACGAAACCGGCACCTGGAATTACAGCGTCTCGTTCGTCACCGGCACCGATATCGCCGTGAGCACCGGCGCGGGGAAACCGACTTCCTTCAACGGCGCCTCCGGCTCGTTCACCATCGCCGCGACCGACAAATCCGGGGATGACTTCCGCGCCCGGGGCCGGCTGCTGTACGGCGGTAAGCACTACATGAAGTTCGACAACGGGGAATGGTTCATCGAAAACGGCTCCGGCAGCCCGGAAAACTTCCTGGCGGACCCTGATTTCGATGGCACGTTCAACTTCGCCGGCGACCACCTCAAAACCTACAGCGCTCACATTCAGGACTGGAACACCGGCGATCCCACCTGGAAAGGGGGCAAAGGCAAAGGCATCGTCGGCGCGATGAACTACCTCGCCGAGGAAGGCATCAACTCGCAGTTTTTCATCTCGATGAATGTCGAGGGCGACGGCAAGGACGTGTGGCCCTGGACGACCTATGAGGAACGGTACCGATTCGATGCCTCCAGGCTCGATCAATGGGAGATCCTCTTCTCCCACATGAACAAAAAGGGCATCCTGCTCCATGTGGTGCTCCAGGAACTCGGCAACGAATTCCTGCTCGACGGCGGCGAACTGGGCCTCCAGCGAAAACTCTATTACCGCGAAATGATCGCCCGCTTCGGCCATCACCACCTGAAGTGGAATCTGGGCGAGGAGCACAAGATCGAAGGCATCGGCAATACGGATGCGCAGCGCATTGCGTATACCGAGTTCATAAATGGCCTCGATCCATATAAACACATCATCACGATGCACTCGCAGGCCGGCACCGACAAGTACCTGCTCATCTATGGCCCCCTCCTTGGCAACCCTGGCTACAGCGGCATCTCGTTCCAGATCCATGAGGGCGAGTGGGAGGTAGCCGGCGACAAAACGTACGACCGGATCACCGAATGGCGGGAATATTCGACGGGCGCCGGCCGGCCCTGGATTATCACCCTCGACGAATGCTGCGGGTGGAATGGGGGCGTCCAGCCCGAGGCCGCCAACATGGAGGCCGTCCGTAAATCCGAGATGTGGGGCAGTTTAATGGCCGGCGGAGCGGGGTTCGACTGGTACCTCGGCTTCGATGTCGAGAAACGCGACCTGGAGTTGGAGGATTTCCGACGGTACGACTTCCTCTGGGAGCAATCCACCATCGCCCACACGTTCTTCACCTCCTACCTCCCCTTCCAGGACATGGAGCCGCAAGCTGGCCTCGTCCCAGACGACACGAACCGCGTCTACGCAGACCTCGGGCGGATCTACGCCGTCTACCTCCCCACCGGTGGCTCCACTACTCTCAATCTCGGCTCGACGGTCAAAACCTACCCCGTCCAGTGGTACAACCCGCGCATGGGCGGCGCTCTGAAAAACGGCACCGTGACATCCGTCTCGGGCCCTGGCACAAAGTCGATCGGCAGCCCACCTTCGGAAACGACGAAGGACTGGGTGGCGCTCGTCGGCGACCCGCTCGATAATGGTGGCGGCGAAGACCCCCCTCCGCCGCCACCGACGGGTGACGGCACCTTCCTGGAAAGCGGCGGCCTCCTGGTGATGGAAGCCGAACACTTCGCCACCAACATCCCCCGCGGCGGCCAGGAATGGCTGCTGAAGACCGACAAAGCCGGCTTCAGCGGCGAAGGCGCCATGGCGGCCCTGCCCGACCTGGGCAAAAACCTGTCGACCTTCGTCAATACCAGCCCGGAGATGACGTTCGACGTCTCGTTCGCCACCACCGGCACCTACTATCTGTGGCTGCGGATGTGGGCCAATAACTCGGACGACAACCGCGCGCACGCCGGCATCGACAACCAGTCCTCTGGCGCGGCTTCGTTTATCGTGGCCAACACGTACAACGCATGGACGTGGACCCGTACGCGGCTCTCGACCAACCTCGCAACCCTGGCCGTCAACAGCGCCGGCGCCCACACGATCAGCGTGTGGATGCAAAAGGACGAGACGTACGTCGATAAAATCGTGATGACGACCGACGCCGGGTTCACCCCCATCGGCACGGGCCCCGCTGAAAGCCCGCGCGAGGGCGGTGAAGATCCTCCGCCCCCACCGCCGCCCGGCGACACTCCTGCCGTGACAAACCTGACCCTCATCAACGCTGATTCGGACCTCCCGATCGCCGGCTACGATCCGATCCCGACCGGGGCGACGCTTAACCTGGCGACGCTACCCACGCGCAAGCTGAACATGCGCGCCAACGTCAATAACCTCACGAAGAGCGTCATATTCGGGTATGACGCCAATAGCACCTTCCGAAAAGAAGCAACGGCCCCGTTTGCTTTCGCCGGCGATGCCTCGGGCAACTACACGTCGTGGACGCCAACGACCGGCGCCCATACCGTACGCGCTACGCCATACAGCACCACGAGCTACTCGGGGACGGTAGGCGCCACCTACTCACTCGCCTTCACGGTGATCGACCAGGCCGGCGCCTCGAAGGCCGCCCTGTCGCTGCTCGACACCGTGCCGCTGGTATTCGCGATCGAATCCGCCTATCCGAATCCGTTTACCGACCAGTTTGAGGCGACCTTCACCGTCGACCGCGACCAGGCCGTCCGGATCGAGGTGTTCGATCTCCTCGGCCGGCAGGTCAAGGTACTACACGAAGGCTTCCTGGAAGCCGGCGTGCGCCATGTGTTCGGGATGGAAGGCGCCGGATTGGCGCCAGGCCTCTTTATACTTCGAGCCCTTGGCGATAGCGTGTCCGCGCAGCGGGTGCTCGTCCACGCCCGATAA
- the msrB gene encoding peptide-methionine (R)-S-oxide reductase MsrB, which translates to MSDREPRTDEKALKLRLTPEQYHVTQEKGTERPFTGAYWDHTEEGMYRCVVCHEPLFESGAKFDAHCGWPSFYKPVDHQKIAEHEDRAYGMRRTEVTCKKCGAHLGHVFNDGPRPTGLRYCINSASLEFDEMENRKSEE; encoded by the coding sequence ATGTCCGACCGCGAACCCCGCACCGATGAGAAGGCGCTGAAACTCCGCCTCACCCCCGAACAATACCACGTCACCCAGGAAAAAGGCACCGAGCGCCCGTTCACGGGTGCCTACTGGGATCACACGGAGGAGGGGATGTACCGCTGTGTCGTCTGCCACGAGCCGCTATTTGAGTCGGGCGCCAAGTTCGATGCCCACTGCGGTTGGCCCAGCTTCTACAAGCCGGTCGATCATCAGAAAATCGCCGAACACGAAGATCGCGCCTACGGTATGCGGCGGACGGAGGTGACATGCAAAAAATGCGGCGCCCACCTCGGCCACGTCTTTAACGACGGCCCCCGGCCGACCGGCCTGCGCTACTGCATCAACTCGGCGTCGCTGGAGTTTGATGAAATGGAAAATAGGAAGAGTGAAGAGTGA
- the hppD gene encoding 4-hydroxyphenylpyruvate dioxygenase — translation MAQTVPVNPASATLEEDFLPINGTDYIEYYVGNAKQAAYFYQNAFGFQLAGYKGPETGCRETASYLLMQGKIRLVLTTPLRPDNFIADHIHRHGDGIRDIALWVDDAAKSLEATASRGAKVVRDLTVLEDANGRIRTASISAYGDTIHSFVERKDYRGFFMPGYEPRANPHWQPAPIGLQYVDHVVGNVDLGDMNRMVDFYANVMGFKQLVSFDDTDISTEYSALMSKVMSNGNERIKFPINEPAAGKKKSQIEEYLDFYQGAGAQHIALATNDILFTVSELRRRGIEFLHVPTTYYHDLQARVGPIDEDMDALKDLGILVDRDDEGYLLQIFTKPVEDRPTVFYELIQRKGARSFGKGNFKALFEAIEREQAIRGNL, via the coding sequence ATGGCTCAAACCGTCCCAGTCAACCCCGCTTCCGCGACCCTGGAAGAGGATTTTTTGCCGATCAACGGCACCGACTATATCGAATATTACGTCGGCAATGCAAAACAGGCCGCCTACTTCTATCAAAACGCGTTCGGCTTCCAGCTCGCCGGCTACAAAGGCCCGGAAACCGGATGCCGCGAAACGGCCAGCTACCTGCTCATGCAGGGTAAAATTCGCCTGGTGCTGACGACGCCCCTGCGACCCGACAACTTCATCGCGGACCACATCCACCGCCACGGCGACGGCATCCGCGACATCGCGTTATGGGTGGACGACGCGGCGAAGTCCCTCGAGGCGACGGCCAGCCGCGGCGCGAAAGTCGTACGCGATCTCACCGTGCTGGAAGACGCCAACGGCCGGATCCGGACGGCCTCGATCTCGGCGTACGGCGATACGATCCATAGCTTCGTCGAGCGGAAGGACTACAGGGGCTTCTTCATGCCCGGCTACGAGCCCAGAGCCAACCCCCACTGGCAGCCGGCGCCGATCGGCCTTCAGTATGTGGACCACGTGGTGGGCAATGTCGACCTCGGGGACATGAACCGAATGGTGGATTTCTACGCCAACGTGATGGGCTTCAAACAGCTCGTCTCGTTCGACGACACCGATATTTCGACCGAGTACTCGGCCCTGATGTCCAAGGTGATGTCCAACGGCAACGAGCGGATCAAATTTCCAATCAACGAGCCGGCGGCCGGAAAAAAGAAGAGCCAGATCGAGGAGTACCTGGACTTTTACCAGGGCGCCGGCGCCCAGCACATCGCTCTGGCTACCAACGACATCCTGTTCACCGTCTCCGAGTTGCGCCGGCGCGGCATCGAATTTCTCCACGTCCCGACAACCTATTACCACGACCTTCAGGCCCGCGTCGGCCCCATCGACGAGGACATGGACGCGCTAAAAGACCTCGGCATCCTGGTCGACCGCGACGACGAGGGCTACCTCCTCCAGATCTTTACCAAACCCGTCGAGGACCGCCCCACCGTTTTCTATGAACTGATCCAGCGCAAAGGCGCCCGGTCCTTCGGTAAAGGCAACTTCAAGGCGCTGTTCGAGGCCATCGAGAGGGAGCAGGCAATCAGAGGAAACTTGTGA